In one Balaenoptera musculus isolate JJ_BM4_2016_0621 chromosome 20, mBalMus1.pri.v3, whole genome shotgun sequence genomic region, the following are encoded:
- the LOC118887486 gene encoding spindle and kinetochore-associated protein 2-like, producing MEAEVDKLELMKNPVTLLKELSAIKSRYQTLHARFKPIAVEHKETKSRICATFNKTVTLIQELQKQTDLKLLPLTEEEKTAAEQLRAHMSDL from the exons ATGGAGGCGGAGGTCGATAAGCTGGAACTGATG AAAAATCCTGTTACACTCTTAAAGGAATTGTCAGCAATAAAGTCTCGCTATCAAACTTTGCATGCACGCTTTAAACCAATTGCTGTCGAGCATAAAGAGACTAAGAGCCGCATTTGTGCTACTTTCAATAAGACTGTGACCTTGATACAAGAACTACAAAAGCAAACAGACCTGAAG CTCTTACCACTgactgaagaagagaaaactgccgcagagcaattaagagCTCACATGTCAGACTTATGA